One Exiguobacterium sp. BMC-KP genomic window, AACGGTTGGTTTCGTCTCGACATCGACAAGCAAGTAAATGAACGTTCCCCCACCTTCGAAGCTGTTCGTTGGTGGATCACTCATATATCGCGGTATCAACCGCCCAAGTTCGATTTGGTAACGCTCCATAAGCGGAGTATCGGCTTCCATCGTCTTGATTGGTAGTACACCTGTATCTTTTTGATATGCATCGACAGCATCCTGAACGGTACGTAACTGTTGCGGATACGGTACACGGTTAGACGGTTTTTGGCTATCCGGAAAGAGACAGCCGGATAATAACGTCACCGGAATGAGCATGAATAGCACGAACCATTTTTTCATGCGCTCGGCCCCGCCATGACGATGAATACCATGATGATTGACGCGACGATGAAACAAACGAATGCCAAGGTTGATACAAGAATCTGCCATATCCCTTTCAACTTCGTCCGACTGACGGTGACCAGTAAGACACTGATCGCAAAGAGTCCGATGCCAGCGAACGAAATCCACATTTTTAATAATCCTGGACTCAAGGTTTCCACCCCACTCCGTTAATCTTTCGTCGTGAAGAGATGCTCGATCTCATTTTTTTGTGGTCGTTGCATCAACTTTTTGACTTCTTCTTCAGGTGTATGACCGTCAAAGAGAACATGGTAGAGAGCAGAAGTAATTGGCAGTTCAC contains:
- a CDS encoding DUF2768 domain-containing protein, encoding MSPGLLKMWISFAGIGLFAISVLLVTVSRTKLKGIWQILVSTLAFVCFIVASIIMVFIVMAGPSA